TTTATGAAGGGTTTGTCCAAAGCCAAGGAGGGCGTGGCTGTGGCTGCAGAGAAGACCAAGGAAGGAGTTGCCGTGGCCGCCGAGAAGACTAAAGAAGGAGTTATGTTCGTAGGTAAGATGATCAAAGCAGGGCTTGGCATCCATTGTAGAGGAATTGATTAGTGTGTGACTAACAACTGTTGGTCACGCTATTTCTTCTACTTGTGCATGGACGCTGCCATATAGGTTCAAAATACGTGATGTAAATGTAAAAGATGGAtccactggcaaaaaaaaaaagtttcatcacCGCAGCAAGCCAGTTTTTCATTCGGGAAGACAAACAATCAATGCCCGTGTTTAACGTATGCAGATCAATTCACTGTGCCATTAATTATAGAGGCTGTTTTAACAAGCAGGTAGTGAATAGCATCGGTATCAGCAGTTGTAAGATGTAGTGTAGTGCGCTGTAGTGAGGAGTAATCGTAGATGATGCAATGCTTTGAATATCCTTATGGCCTATCGCCTCACTTGACCGagatggggtgggggtggggcggAACGGGCCACGTCTGTGCACAGGCAAAGCCAGTAGACTGTACATAGAATATGACATGCATATCACATACAAGACTTCATGAAATATATAATCATCATTCATGCAAGACTTGCATGTTGCGCTTCCATCTAgcttcagttttttttattaaagaaTATGGATACTCGTGAAATATTTAAGGTTTTTCGTGAAATATTTAaggtttttaaatatttatttttagttttggGATTTGTTAATGCCATCTTTCAAAATTGCCATATTACAATTATAGCAGATAATTTAAAATGATTGGGGTACAATGGTTTTTATTTTGTGCTGTGGATTGTCAAAatatttattcttattttcaAGCAGGCATATATTTGCTCATCTCCCGAATTGTAACGCTTCAGGTGCATCATTGTCTTTTAATAGAAGGCCCAAAATGGAAACTCCTGGTAGTTGTCACTACTGATATGGTCACATTGTGTTCCATGAAGGCACAGTCGCACGTGATGTGCTTGTGGAGATGAGACTAGAAGTTGTCAGATGTATCTGCAATGAGATCTAAGCTGAAATCCAATTACTGCGTGCCTGTCACTCGTCATGAGCAGCAAACATGTCAGACAGCAGTCAAACTGCATGCTGGCTCATTTTCACATCCTCCTCAATCATCTTGTTGCCATGTACAAAATGGAACTCAGCATAGCTGTAATGTGTCTGCAATTATGCATTCTGTTGTTTGTCATGCTGTTGGGCAGAAAGTGTAATGCAATCTTCATTAATCTAAGACAATGATGGATAACGACAGTTAGGACAAATAAATGCTAATGCTGTCAATTAGATGGCAGAACCCAAGGGACAGGTCTCCACCCATTGCCATTCGTATGACAAAATAAGTCAAGCCGTCCAGTGTGTTGAAGTAAATATGGCCAGATTTcacaaaaagtcattttgtaAGCAAATTGAGATGGGATCATCATTACTTCAGGTTTCCTAAATTTGAGACATTTGCTTTGAGATTATTTTTAAGAAAAATGGGCAACTTCGCACACATgagatgtatgtatgtacgtatgtatgtaggtATGTATGTTCGTAtgtatgtttgtatgtatgtacgtatgtatgtacgcatgtatgtatgtatgtacgtattgtatgtatgtatgtatgtatgtatgtacatacatatgtatgtatgtatgtatgtattgcaaTTTTATTGCaactttattatatatatatatatatatatatatatatatgcacaatCAAATTAATTTACTTTTCAAGCAATGTTTATTATCATAGTTGATGAGTGTCCATCATCACTGTTAGTAAAGTATCAACAGAATTGGCTCATATATAGTGTCACggatcagagacaggacaaccaagtgcacacgatcctttattgaaaaggggggaaaggggaagtggaacactggacttgcggtctggcgtggctgagcagcagagcacagcgcgtagtcgtagtcggaggcaggcaggttgtcaagataggcggcgatcaggcgtggtcggtcagtttacggaaacagttggcaacagagatcgttcaggggaccagaaggcagtggtgtcacgggcagggtaaggagacgaactgacaaccactggcagaatgcatagaggttaagtagtggccctaacgagctgtagcaggtgttggcaattccttgattggggcttggctgggagtccggtgacgcagggacgtgacaTATAGTCAGACTGTTTTCACTGTTGTGGAACAAATCATCACCAAAATCAAATTGATTTATACCAATTCATAACTGTTGTGCATCTCTCATAACacgattggatggatggatggatggatggatggatggatggatggatggatggatggatggatggatggatggatggatggatggatggatggatggatgggtggatgggtggatggatggatacttgtcaaaaaaagcaaaaaaagatttattccGACCTGTTAACTGAGTTGATCTTGTTTCATTTGGGTTATGTATTATTTCTGGGTAGGCAAACCCACTTTTAGAAACACGTCAAGAGTTTGCCTTCCCTTGCGATAGCCATCAATTGTGGGACTGTAGGTATAGTTCTTCCAGGGCACTCCATGAGTGTGTTGTTTTCACATGGATGCATTTCCTCAATTTAGGTTTTCTTTGAGGCTGCCGTTTGTAAAAAGCTTCATCATACGGCTTCTCCCTCGCTGGCTTTTAACGGTCCTCAGGGACCGATAATGCATGTGGATGCTACACAGTTCCACTGCCCTGTACAGATTCAGGACCACTGGTCACACAATGTAGTACATTGGCCAAATCGCTCAGTGGAGTAAAGTGCAGATCGATGATGGTCTGCCAAAAGGTCAAACAATTGAACAATGCTGTGGTTGTATTTTAAGCAGGAGCAGTAACGTTGATTAAGTCTCTTAAATAAATTGCTCCCTGGTGCTTTCATATCAATGGCCAGTTTGGAGATGTGAGCAATGTGGGAGTCTTTAAATATTTATGAAACTAATCATTACATAGCCATGTACTTTCACACACAGCTCATGATTATAGGAGGACAACAACCCTAAACTATTGCCATTTATTGTAGCTATGTTTTAATGGCCCAGGTTAGAATTTGTTCATTGTTCTTAGTACCAGATCCATGCATCACTCTTAGGTTTAACAATCCACTCCCATCAAAATGTAATTTAATACGCATTGAAACTCGCAGATATTTAAATGCTCTCTGCTTGTCCTCCACTGGACCATTTCGTCATCCAAAGTGAAATAATTAAGAAATTTCatgttttaaaatgttcaaaataaagacatatcaaatcaaatcaaatttatATCCAGGACCTCAAAACAAAGGTGATTTTACAGGCAAATTAAATGCCAGTATTaaattctatttttaaaaaaatgtgcctAAATGATCTCTATTTTTCTTTATTGTTAACTAGGTAACAAGGCCAAAGACAGTGTCGGCACAGGTGAGTTCTTATTTTGAATATTATTCAGGTGCTATAATTCCAATCAATGCTGCAAACACTCTGCTCACTCTGCTTTTTGAATTTtgtatgtgtgcatgcgtgcgtagtGGCTGAGAAGACCACTGGAGCGATGGAGAATATTGCTGCCGCGACTGGCCTTCTGAAGAAGGATGAATTCCCTTCTGACATGAACGTATGTGCATTATGCCACAGTTTACACTAAGATATTTCATAACAGGATATTTCAATTTAATGCTGTCGTCATGACAATTGAAGTCATGGTAGTGTTTAGCAAATCCAACTGCACTTTTTACATTGAAATATGAATCACGATTGAATTGAGATTTCAACGTGTCTTGATCAAGGCTTTTAAAATTGATTCATTGCTCTTTAAAGCAAACACTTAAGTGCACACAAATTCACATTCGAGTATACACTGTACTACAGTAGCTGCTCACGTTATTTGGTTGAATGTACTGTAGGAGTTAGTCATCTCATAAAGGGGCTTTTTAATCTATTTTACATTACTATGACTGATACGTGCAATGGTAGACAAATTTACTAAAGCACCAGCAGAGCATAGCATCTGTTAAGCCGACGTGTGTCTATAGTTGAAAGAAAACGTAATGGATGGAGCACAGAGCATGCCTGGgcattttaacaaaacaaaatagaagATGTGACGTGTGCGGCTAGAGTGGGTGCTGCTAAGAACAAAGTCAGCCAGGAGTTGGACAGAAACTCTTGAGCTATTTTTAACCACAGCCGAGTAATGTccagaaaaataataatgtggTAGACACCTGAATAAATAAACACCCACAGCCTCGATATGATttatttctccaaaattctCATTATACAACCTCGTTTAACTGTATGTTTGTCTTGTATTCTGAATTGTTTTAACTCTTATTCGGACCAACATCTGTAATCGATTCGTGTTCAGAATTGTGCTACTCACCCTAAATAACCTTGTAAT
The sequence above is drawn from the Syngnathus scovelli strain Florida chromosome 1, RoL_Ssco_1.2, whole genome shotgun sequence genome and encodes:
- the sncb gene encoding beta-synuclein, which translates into the protein MDVFMKGLSKAKEGVAVAAEKTKEGVAVAAEKTKEGVMFVGNKAKDSVGTVAEKTTGAMENIAAATGLLKKDEFPSDMNPEDYGQEATEGQSEGMPEGETYDDTQQESQDYEPEA